Proteins encoded within one genomic window of Humulus lupulus chromosome 1, drHumLupu1.1, whole genome shotgun sequence:
- the LOC133813075 gene encoding uncharacterized protein LOC133813075, translating into MSLRHIEGLRFPLPALLVQIISNSGAHISQFLPNAIQSIVGAQMIGTLRNVNIQSDDIYACFTTSTNKAIEGKPWKTFYLSPKKDRTIFTDFESSHRNWDKYFFAIGGAWYLEFLPQEIFPLARVFIKDFSWPQVSMSPERQSLLPEKGLLHESKENSISIRGVMNPYCMQIMTRLCFMDQTNIGAMRVSLQKGDMTLGKITATCARQLGAFLKKSPPASSTLSLSKTKCERACSETFSACAKCQGIPENKKREGSGSTPAAKSSPDKSALARRSSRIHGRSSTPSDALQIQPLQQVPLPKDSLGKRKAREESSDEDSDDGKCISSKLQIPRGPASAARGSLLAIPRLTPGKLPIGQLCHYARSLKGLPPLALYLHHLLLRLQLDPP; encoded by the exons ATGAGTCTGAGACACATTGAGGGGCTTCGTTTCCCTCTCCCTGCTCTGTTGGTGCAAATAATTTCAAACTCCGGAGCTCACATTTCTCAATTTCTTCCGAACGCTATCCAATCCATAGTTGGCGCTCAGATGATAGGAACTCTTAGGAATGTCAACATTCAATCGGATGACATCTACGCATGCTTTACTACGTCGACTAACAAGGCAATAGAGGGTAAACCCTGGAAGACTTTCTATCTTTCCCCCAAAAAGGACCGAACGATCTTTACTGATTTTGAGAGCTCCCACAgaaattgggataaatacttCTTCGCAATTGGAGGAGCGTGGTATCTTGAATTTCTGCCTCAGGAAATTTTTCCTTTGGCCAGGGTGTTCATAAAAG ATTTCTCATGGCCTCAAGTCAGCATGAGTCCCGAGCGACAGAGCTTGCTGCCAGAGAAGGGGCTTCTGCACGAGTCCAAGGAAAATTCCATTAGCATCAGAGGTGTGATGAACCCCTACTGTATGCAAATCATGACCCGGCTCTGCTTCATGGATCAAACCAATATTGGTGCCATGCGAGTCAGTTTGCAGAAGGGCGACATGACCTTAGGTAAAATTACAGCTACATGCGCGAGGCAGCTGGGagcatttttgaagaaatctcccCCTGCTTCTTCAACTCTGTCGCTATCGAAGACTAAGTGCGAAAGGGCATGCTCTGAGACCTTTTCTGCGTGTGCCAAGTGCCAAGGGATCCCTGAAAATAAAAAGAGAGAAGGCTCTGGCTCAACTCCTGCTGCAAAATCGTCTCCTGATAAGTCTGCTTTGGCACGCAGATCTTCTCGTATACATGGGCGCTCTTCTACGCCTTCTGACGCTCTTCAGATCCAACCTCTGCAACAGGTGCCTCTGCCAAAGGATTCCTTAGGGAAGAGGAAGGCGCGAGAGGAGTCTTCTGATGAAGACTCGGACGATGGGAAGTGTATTTCGTCCAAGCTTCAGATCCCAAGGGGACCTGCTTCTGCTGCTAGAGGTTCTCTTCTTGCGATCCCCAGGCTTACTCCTGGGAAGTTACCAATCGGGCAGCTCTGTCATTATGCAAGAAGCCTCAAGGGTTTACCCCCATTGGCTCTTTACctacatcatcttcttcttcgaCTGCAATTGGATCCCCCTTAG